From the genome of Nicotiana sylvestris chromosome 2, ASM39365v2, whole genome shotgun sequence, one region includes:
- the LOC138886247 gene encoding uncharacterized protein — MMKDLMSRKFDFQDLATATLTQTCSAVVMRPIAEKLSDPGSFTIPCTIGNFAFAKALCDLGASINLMPLAIYKRLGIGRVRTTSMLLQLANRTVKHPFGILDDVLIQVGKFVFPADFVILDCKVDEEIPIILGRPFLATGRALIDCETGELKMRLNDEEITFNVQKSMRRPSEFANCSLIDVVDVIVESDDEVLTIEDPLAAYLMNLDEVNGEDLAEWVLALEGSKTFTGTKGVQNCHWVDHGRH; from the exons atgatgaaggacttgatgtcccgaaaatttGATTTTCAAGACTTGGCTACAGCTACACTTACTCAGACCTGTAGTGCAGTGGTGATGAGACCTATTGCTGAAAAGTTGTCTGATCCAGGtagctttacaattccatgcactattgggaatTTCGCCTTTGCTAAGGCGCTCTGTGATTTAGGGGCCAGCATTAATCTTATGCCTCTGGCTATCTATAAGAGGTTGGGCATTGGGAGAGTTAGAACCACCTccatgttgttgcagctggccAACAGGACTGTGAAGCATCCATTCGGTATCCTTGATGATGTGCTTATTCAAgtggggaaatttgtgttccctgcagattttgtgatcttggattgcaaagtggatgaagagattcctataatcttaggaagaccattcttggccacgGGGAGAGCTCTGATTGACTGTGAGACTGGGGAGCTCAAAATGAGACTCAATGATGAGgaaataacattcaatgtgcagaagtctatgaggcgaccaagcgagttcgccaattgctctcttattgatgtcgtggatgtaattGTAGAGTCCGATGATGAGGTATTGACAATTGAGGACCCCCTTGCTGCATATTTGATGAACTTAGATGAAGTGAATGGTGAGGATTTGgcggaatgggtgttggcattggaag gttcAAAAACTTTTACAGGTACTAAAGGAGTGCAaaactgccattgggtggaccatggcagacattag